TTCTGGAAGATCATCGAAGAATACGCCGTCACCGTCTTCTACACCGCGCCGACTGCCATCCGCGCCTTCATGAAGTGGGGCGACGAATGGCTCAAGAAGCTGATTGAGCAGCCTCCGCCTGCTTGGCACCGTCGGCGAGCCGATCAGTCCAGAAGCCTGGATGTGGTATCCCTGTGAGTCGGCGGCGGCAAATTGCTAATCGTCGATACCTGGTGGCAGACTGAAACCGGCGGCCACATGATCACGCCATCCTGGAGCCATCCCCACGAAGCCCGGCACCGCCACGCTGCCCTTCTTCGGAGTCGATGTCGGCACCCTCGATGACCTCGGCAACGAAGTCGGCGCACGAATGAACGAACAAGCTCATCATCAGAAGCCCTGGCCGTCCATGCTGCGTGTCTGGGGCGACAAGAAGCGCTACCAAGAAACCTACTGGAGCGACTTCAAAGGCTAATACTTCGCTGGCGACGGAGCCCGCCGCGACAAAGACGGCTACATTTTGGATCATCGACCGCATCGACGACGTGCTCAACGTCGCCGGACATCGCCTCGGCACCGCCGAAGTCAGAAAGCGCCCTCGTTTCGCATCCTTCAGTAAACGAAGCCGCCGTTGTCATGCGTCCCGATGAACTGAAAGGCCAGGGTGTCGTCTGCTTCGTCACCGTCCGGGAAGGCATGCTCAGACCAGCCGCGACTTTGCGTTGAAGAGGCTCAAGAAGCGTCCGCAAAGTCATCGGTCCCGTTGCCACGCCCAGACGAAGTCCCTTCGCCGCCGCGCTGCCGAAAACTCGCTCCTAAGCAAAGATCATGCGCCGCCTCCTCCAGCAAATCGCTGCAGGCGAGATCATCAAAGCGACACCACGACTCTCGAAGATATCAACGTCATCGCCGCGCTCTGCCAGCAGCGAGCTTTAAGCGCCTCTCAAACCGGTCTGATCTTCGTGGTCCAGACCGGTTTTTTCTTCCAGCAACCACCAACCGCTGACCGCCCACTCGCCGAGCTGATCCCGGCACCGCGCTGCTCATCCCGCGCAGGGTGATGGCGTGGTCGCCAATGTCGTCCTGAAACAGACCAAAGGCCACGCTGCGGGCTGGATCGTCATCACGGCAGGTTGGGCCTTCGCAATGACGATCGCGGTATATGCCACGAATACCATCAGCGGGGCGCACTTAGATCCTGCCGTAACGATCGGGCTCCGCCAGCATCGGCAAATTCGATTGGGCACTCGTTCCCGCCTATGTCGGCGCTCAAATCGCCGGGGCCTTTGTCGGCGCGGTGCTCGTGTAGCTGAGCTTATCTGCCGCATTGGCGGGTCACCGATGCTCCGGGCGACAAGCTGGCCGTTTTCAGCACTGGCCCGGCGATTCGCCACAGCATCTCGAATCATCTGCGAGATCATCGGCACTGCGGTACTCGTGCTGGTGTGCTGAAGGCGTCGCATCGCCTGCGAATCTGCTTCCAGGCACCGGTTTACGACAAAGGCTTCGCGCCCGCGCTCGTCAGTGTGATCGTGGCTGGGCCATCGGCCTGAGCCTCAGCGGCCCCACCGGCTACGCTATCAATCCCGCTCGCGACTTCGGCCCGCGCCTCGCGCTGCGCGGTTTTGCCCATTCACGGCAAAGGGGCGGCGGCGATTGGGGCTACGTAGTTCCGGTGCTCGGTCCCCATCATCGGCGGTGTGATCGGAGCACAGGTTTATACGGCCTCTGGCCTGCTGCGAAGCTGAAAGTGCTCTAGCAAGACTGCTGCTCCTCACGCGTAAGAGTTTCGACCCGTGAAGGCTCCTCTGCCAAATGCGCGTTTCGCGGCGAAACATCCTGCAAGCAGGCGGCATGGGCATGCTGGGCTTTGGGCTCAATCGACTTCGTGCGCTCAGTTTCTCCGCAAATCGGCCTCGGAAAGGCCAAATCAGTCATTTGATCTTCATTGGTGGTACCGACCCATCGACCTTCAGGACCCGAAACCCGATGCGCCTTCGGAATTCGCGGCGAGTTAGCGATCAAAACCAGCGTCCCCGGCGCACATCCGGAGTGCTGCCGCAGATGGCGAAAGCGCATGCACAGAAGCTCGCGCTCATCCGCAGCGTGCATCACGGTCCGGTAGTCATAATGGCGGCATGCGCACTGGGCCGCCGTCGGCAGGCCGTATCGCGTGGATAGCACGCTCATCACACCGAACCCCACCGACCTTCCCGGCGTCGGCACGCTGTGCGGCTGGTTGGCGCAGCGGGATAGCTTTTTCAAGGCGTGCCGCCCTTGCTCATCACGCCCTTCCCCACTGCGACGGCAAGGGTGTATCTCCACGCCCGGCCAGTTCGGCGGCTGTTTGGGCAATCGCTTTGATCCCTTCGTGCTACGATGACGATCCGAACGCAAAACCTTCCGCGTGCAACATGGCGCTCGACTCCAGCCTCACGCCCGCGTTTTCGGGGAGCGCCTCGCGCTGCTGAATCACGCGAACGCCGCCGCGCGTCCATCACCTCGCCGCAGACGGCTCAAATCGACGCCTTCCAACGAGCAGGCGACCAGCATGCTGCAAACCAGAAAAACCGCCGGGGCCGCTGACCTCTCGAAAGGCCCGAAAAAGTCCGCGAACGCTTACGGTCGCAATAGCTGGGGCCAGTCGCACCTGCTCGCACCTCGATCTAGATCACGAATCCGGCACGCTTTGTCACTGCCACCGTGGGCTTTAATTGATCACTTGGGACTCCCTGCAAGAAGACAACCACAACGGCCTCAAGAGACCGTCTCTTGCCGCTCGGTGGAGCAGACTTACGCCGCTTTGCTCCGATGACCTCGAAGAACGCGGCCTGCTCGAAAGCACGCTCGTCGTCTGGATGGGCGAGTTTGGCCGCACACCAAAGATCAACAACGATGCCGGCCGCGATCACAGGCCCGGCTGCCACAGCGTCCTCCTCGCCGGCGGCGGCGGCGCCCGGCAGCGGGTCATCGGCAGCAACATGCCACTGGGTACTATCCCGATGAACGCCCCATCTCCCCTCCGACATCCACGCCAGCATCTACGCAGCCCTCGGCTACGACTACCGCGAGATCGAATACCGATCACCGATGGCCGCCCCGTGCCACTCACGGACGGCGTGATGATTCCTGAGTTGTTTTGAGGTTTAGTGACGTTTGAGTCATACGCCATCTCCTTCTCGCGTTCTTTTTCATCACCACGCTTCATGCTGAACCGCTCAAAGTCGTCCTCGCGGGCGATTCGACGGTGGCAAGTGTGCCGAATCCGCCGAAGGATCGGCCTGACCTTCCCGAATTAAAGTGGGGGGCAGATGCTGGGAGTTTTGCCTAAAGGCGACGGTGGTGAATCATGCGCGGTCGAGGACGAAATACGAAGAGTTTTCGCGAGATCGGGCTGTGGGATCAGGTGCTGAAGGAGAAGGCGGATTGGGTGCTGGTCCAGTTCGGGCACAATGACCAAAGAGTGACCCGAAACGCGGCACGGATGCGGCGACGAGTTACCGCGGAGAATTTGAAGGCCTTCATCCGCAGTGCGCGAGGGCGAAGGGAAAGCCGGTGCTCGTGACTTCGATGGCGCGGCGGGTGTTTGTGGATGGAAACTGACGACGTCGCTCACGCCGTATGTGGAGGCGGCGAAGGAGGGTGGGCGCGGAAAATGAAGGCGCCGGTCATCGGACCTGCATCCGGGCGGGCTTTGCGCTGTTTCAGCAGGCTCGGGGAGAAGTTCTGTCTGCTCTATGGGCCGGGAGAGAAGGACAAATCGCATTTTCACGCGAGGGCCCGCATGATGGCACGACTCGTGGCCGAGGGCTGGAACGCGGTACTGGAGCTGCGCGAGCATCTTCAACTGATCCCGCCACTGCCTGCGGGGCTGCCTTTTGAGGTGAAGCGTGTCGTCGTATCGAAGGGCTATGATGGAAAGACCTGCTGGGTGCATCCACGCGCCGGCGCGATCCCCGGCAAGACACCAGGTGTGGTGCTGACGATGCAAAAACTCCTCACGGGCAGCGATGTTTTTTCGCACTCCAATGAGACGCGCAGTGATGATCTCGGTGCAGCGTGGAGCCCGATCATGGAGCCCGCGGAGACGACTTGGGACGGCACAATGGGGCGGATGGTGTGGTGGTGGCTGCTTGACTTCACGCCAGTTTCACGCAAAAAGCGGCAAATTGCTCAGTATCGACCGCACAGTGCGCTACAGGGGGGATCACGTCAGCTTTTTGGTGCGGCCACGGAGACGGCGTGGTCTGTCTATGATGCCGAGAAAGCCACCTGGACGCCCTGGACGACGCTGGACATGCCGAAGAGGCAAAATTCATCAATGCAGGCGCTGGTAGCGTGCAGCGCTTTGATTTGGAGAGTGGCGACATCTTGCCGCCGATCTATTTCAGGCGGAGAAGGACAAATACTACCGCACCACCGTCCTGCGTTGCTCCTTTGACGGTGAGACGCTGAAATACTGCGAACACGGCACGGAGCTGGCGCTGGAGAGTGGCCGTGGCGTGTATGAGCCGTCGATCACACGCTGTGCGGGCAAGTTTTACCTCACGCTGCGCAATGATACGGCGGGCTATGTCGCGGTGGTGATGATGGGCTGCATTTTGGCCCCATTCAGCCGTGGAAGTTCGATGACGGTAGTGGTGGGGAACTACAACACGCAGCAGCACTGGGTGACGCATCGCGACCGACTGTACCTCGTCTATAACCGCAAAGGTGCGCACAACGACCACGTCATCCGCCACCGCGCACCGCTTTTCATGGCAGAGGTGGATCAAAAGACGCTCGCGGTGAAACGAGCCACGGAATGCGTCCTCGTCCCGGAGCGCGGTGCGAGGCTGGGGAATTTCGCCATCACTGAGGTGAGTGAAAACGAGACCTGGGTCACGGTGGCAGAGTGGATGCAGACTTACTCGCCCAACATCATTATTCCGACCGATAATGCCTTCGGTGCCGATAACACGGTCTGGGCGGCGCGGATTCTGTGGAAGGAGTGAAGAATCATGATCCCTGTGACTCCTTACTAGCATGAGGGCCGTGAATGTGCCAGATTCGGGGCTCAACAGCCACCCATGATACCAGACGCCGCCTCATCGGCCCGGTCCCGAATCGCTCCGCGCCTCCACAGTAGAGGACATCACCCGCATGATGCCGCTGGGTCGCTACTCCGTGCAGGCACGCGTGGGTATGGGTGGGATGGGCACCGTGTTCCGTGGCACGCAGTTGAGCCTGGGGCGGCCAGTGGCCATCAAGGTGCTGCGAGTGACCGATGGCTATGATTATGCCTTTGAGGACCGCTTTCGCCGTGAGGCGCGGGCGATGGCGCAGGCTCACGCATCCACACATCGTCGCCATTGCTGACTATGGGCACCTGGGGAGCGAGTTTTTATACTTCGTGATGGAGTTCATCGACAGGACGGACTTGGCCGAGATCATGCGGCTTGGTCGGATGACGCCACAACTGGCGCTACAGCTCCTACCGCAGATCGCGCTGGCGCTGGAAGACGCGCACTCCAAGGGCATCGTCCACCGCGACATCAAGCCGGCCAATATCATGCTCACACGGCAGGGTGAGGCGAAGGTGACGGACTTCGGACTCGCGAAAAGCACGCTGGTAGCGCAGTCGATGGTGACAGAGACGCACATGGTGATGGGCACTCCGGAGTATGCTGCGCCGGAGCAATACGAGGCGCATCGTGAGGTGGATCATCGAGCGGACATCTATGCTTTTGGCGTCATGGCGTATCAGATGCTCACAGGCATGCTGCCGCGTGGCTCCTGGATGCCGCCTTCGCAGATCAATGCCCTTTTGGACCCGCGTCTGGATGCCATCGTGGTGCGGGCGATGATGCCGGACCGTGCGCTGCGCTACCAGAGCATCACGGATCTGCGCCGTGATCTGGAAATCACGCTGTCGCAGCCTGCTGCGGCCCCCTGTGCCAGATAACCTCTGCGCCGTCCATGTCTGCCAGCCCCACGACGCGTCCTCGCACGGGTGCGGTCACGCAGATGAGTGGCTCCCGCTGGTGCACGGATTCTGCTTTTGGAGGATGATCTGCTCGTCCGTGATCTGCTGCGCCGCACGCTGGAGTCTGCACGGTTTGAGGTGCATGAGACGGGCGATGGGAAGGACACGCTGCGTCTTTACCAAGACGCGGTGGCCAGAGGTAGGCCCTATGACTTGGTGATCCTCGATTTGACGATCCCTGGTGGCATGTGTGGCCAGGAGACGATGAAGTACCTGCGCCAGATCGACCCACAGCTCCTCGCCATCGTCTCTAGCGGCTACCGCGATGATCCGGTGATGCAGGACTGTGCGGCCTATGGCTTCTCCGCAGCGCTGCCAAAGCCCTATCAGCGTGAAGCACTCATCCAACTGGTGAATAGCGTCCTCGCGGTCGGCAGGCAAAAAGTAGCTGCCTAGCGTGAACTAAGCGGCTCCGGCTGCTTGGGCGTTTTTTTCCGCGTGGAGTCGCTGGGCCTGGCCGACCCAGTCCTCGCGTGTGATACGGTCTTTGAAGGCCAGGCGGGTGGAGAATTCTTTAATGAGTGGCTCGTCCCACGCGGCGATTTGAGCGTAGGTGTAGATGCCGAACTCGTGCAGCCGAGCCTCCAGCACTTTGGCGATGCCTTTCATGGCCGTGAGGTCATCACGCTCAGTGACGGGTGGTGGTGTTTTGAAGACGAGGCCGAGTTTTTCATCGAGTTCTGGCTTTACGGTAGGTGGCGGTGCTGGTGGCACCTCGGGGAAGATGCCTTCGATACCGAGATCTACGGCTCCGAGGCCGCTGCCGCCGACATCTGAGGGCGCAGATGGAGCGGTGGGCTCGCTAGTCGGCTGCTTTTTCGAAGCGGGTGGCGTGGGGGAGATGATCGCGGCGAGTGCTGAGGGTGCGTGTGCGGGCTGTGGCGGCTCTGGAGTGGAGAGGACCTCGGGGATGAGGATGTTTTTCGCCCGCGAAGAAACACGACGCGTAGGGCCCGCATTCTCGGGGCTGGTGGCTGGCAGCACGGGTGGTGGCGCTACCTCTGCTGCTTCGGCTGGCACGGATAGGCTGGGTGGTGTCGGCAAAGTCGGCAGCACCTCTGTGACCATGTGCCCACCGCCCGGACGCACGGACTGCTCACCGAGCTTGCGCTTCAGCGTAGCGATCTCTTCGAGCTGGGCATCTATCTCTGCCGCTTGGAGACGGGACTGCTGCTTGTACCGGCCCCACGTCACATGGCCAAAGGCGAGCCCGATCAAAAAGAACACCGTGCCCATGATCAGCACAAAGGCTGCGCTGTGCATGAGCATGTAGAGCAGCGTGTCTGTGGAGAGAGTCTGGAGATCGAGATTCATGAAGTTGGGGGCGGATTCTCAGTGTCTCTGCTTATTTGATGAGGATCTCGACGCTGCGTGGCGGAGCCGCTGCAGAGTCTGGTGGTACAGGGTCGCAGGCGATGGCCGTGATGTCGCTGGAGGGCACGCCCTCCTCCTCCAGAAAGGAGAGTACGGCCTCTGCACGTGATTTGGCTAATCGCGCCTCTTTTTCTGCATCCGCAGCAGCAGGATCAGGATGCCCAGCGATGACGAGAGCGAGTGCGGGGCCAGCATTGAGCAAAGCGGGAGCCAGCGCCGAGAGGCGAGATTGCTCCGCACGCGGGATGCGAGTGCCAGATTCAAAACCACGGTGCCCTCACGCAGTAGGCCGCGCAGTTGTGCCAGGGTCGCAGCGGGGAGCTGGGTCTGCGTCTTGTAACCGGGGAAATGATACTCGGAAGGTAGCAGCGTGAGGCGCGAGTCCACTACCGCACCACCCGTCACGGGCCGCAAAAGAGCCAGCCACTCACTCTCAAGCCGCCGTGTGGCCACGCCCGTGATGCGCGGGCTCTGCTGATCATGCATCTCAAAGAGACGCGGCGCTGGAGCGGCGAAAAAACTCGCCGCGAAGGCCGCTAGCGGCTCTTTTTTCGCAAAGAGGCCGGACGCACATGTGGGCTGGCTTTGAGCCCACCTGGATCGACGACATGGGCCGCGCCCGCTCCAGAGATGGCCGCGACGAGCGCCTCCTTGATCCCGCCCGCTGGCAGCATGCCACTGAGCACGATCATGTCCTCTGTGGCTTCGATTTTCAGCTCCGCTGGCACATGCAGGGAATCGAGGATCGGCGCGAGAAAGGCATCCGTGGCATCGAGTGGTGGCTGATAATCCTCTGGCCAGCGCACCTCCGGTGCATGGCGTAGCTCCGAGGTGTCGATCTGCAAATCTGGGCGCAAATCTGCCAGCAGCGCAGACAGCGCAGCCACATCCTTCTGCTCCGGTAGCCATCCACTCACGCGCAAAGTCTTCTCACCCAGCTCGTGCCGCACACTGGCAAAAACGTGGATGCGGTCCGCCTGGGGCTTTAGCCGCAGCACGCCGATCTGGCGGATCGCCTCCAGCGCCCGCTCATGAGCGGGAGGATCAGCCGCCTCACCCGCGAGGTCGATGTCTAGGCAATGCAGTGTCACGACTGGATCACGCACACCCGCAGCGAGCAGCCGCGCCTTTGCCTCTGCCACCAGCCCTGGGAGCTCGTGCTTCGCAAAGAGCCATGTATGAACCCCTGCCGCGACAGGCAGAAGGATCAGCATGAGAAAAAAAAGACTCAGACGCATGGCACGGGAACAGGGTCGGAGGTGGTGCTTGACACACCGGGGGCGGAACCGATGATCGGCGGCCCTTTCCGGCGCGGCTTTGATTTAAAAGTACGCGGCGCATTGGGCAACAACTAACTACTTCACCTTCCTTTACCACCCATGTCCGTCGTCATCGCAGGCTCCGTCGCACTCGACAATGTCAAAACTCCGCAGGATGAGCAGAAAAACCTGCTCGGCGGCTCCGCCAGCTACGCAGCACTCGCCGCGAGCATCTTTAGCCGCCCCGTGCACCTCGTCGGCATCATCGGTCATGATTTCCCACAGGCGCACCTCGACATGCTCGCCAGCCATGGCGTGGAGCTCGGCGGGCTGGAGCGCAGCAGTGGAGCCTCCTTCACCTGGACCGGTGAATACCACGAGGACATGAACAACCGCACCACGCACAACGTCGCCGTGAACGTGCTGGAAAACTGGAGCGTGAAACTCCCTGCCGCCGCCCAGCAGGCAAAAATCGCCATCGCTGCGAACATGCATCCAGAAAACCAGATGCAGATGATCGACCAATGCGGAGCGGTCGATTTCATCGCCGCAGACACCATGGACCTCTGGATCAGCATCGCCAATGAGCGCCTGCATGACGTGCTGAAGCGCATCGACCTACTCGTCATCAATGACGGCGAGGCCAAAGAATTTGCAGGCACCACCAATCTCGTCGAAGCCGGTCGTAAGCTCCGCGCCAAAGGCCCGAAATTCGTCATCGTGAAGCGCGGTGAGCATGGCAGCTACCTTTTCGGCGAAAATGCCGAGCACTTCTTCTCCTGCAGCGCCTATCCGCTGCCCAGCGTCTTTGACCCCACGGGCGCCGGCGACAGCTTCCTCGGTGGTCTCTGCGGTTGGCTCTCCGCCCACGGCAAGACGAAGCCCACCTTCGACGACCTACGC
The Verrucomicrobiaceae bacterium DNA segment above includes these coding regions:
- a CDS encoding DUF1501 domain-containing protein; translated protein: MITWDSLQEDNHNGLKRPSLAARWSRLTPLCSDDLEERGLLESTLVVWMGEFGRTPKINNDAGRDHRPGCHSVLLAGGGGARQRVIGSNMPLGTIPMNAPSPLRHPRQHLRSPRLRLPRDRIPITDGRPVPLTDGVMIPELF
- a CDS encoding response regulator, coding for MAPAGARILLLEDDLLVRDLLRRTLESARFEVHETGDGKDTLRLYQDAVARGRPYDLVILDLTIPGGMCGQETMKYLRQIDPQLLAIVSSGYRDDPVMQDCAAYGFSAALPKPYQREALIQLVNSVLAVGRQKVAA
- a CDS encoding carbohydrate kinase; this encodes MSVVIAGSVALDNVKTPQDEQKNLLGGSASYAALAASIFSRPVHLVGIIGHDFPQAHLDMLASHGVELGGLERSSGASFTWTGEYHEDMNNRTTHNVAVNVLENWSVKLPAAAQQAKIAIAANMHPENQMQMIDQCGAVDFIAADTMDLWISIANERLHDVLKRIDLLVINDGEAKEFAGTTNLVEAGRKLRAKGPKFVIVKRGEHGSYLFGENAEHFFSCSAYPLPSVFDPTGAGDSFLGGLCGWLSAHGKTKPTFDDLRQAVVHGSVVASYTCEAFSTHKLQTVTALDVAQRIAELKAYTQFA
- a CDS encoding aquaporin, with the translated sequence MVANVVLKQTKGHAAGWIVITAGWAFAMTIAVYATNTISGAHLDPAVTIGLRQHRQIRLGTRSRLCRRSNRRGLCRRGARVAELICRIGGSPMLRATSWPFSALARRFATASRIICEIIGTAVLVLVC
- a CDS encoding OmpA family protein produces the protein MPRAEQSRLSALAPALLNAGPALALVIAGHPDPAAADAEKEARLAKSRAEAVLSFLEEEGVPSSDITAIACDPVPPDSAAAPPRSVEILIK
- a CDS encoding serine/threonine protein kinase, which translates into the protein MRRGRWRRLTHPHIVAIADYGHLGSEFLYFVMEFIDRTDLAEIMRLGRMTPQLALQLLPQIALALEDAHSKGIVHRDIKPANIMLTRQGEAKVTDFGLAKSTLVAQSMVTETHMVMGTPEYAAPEQYEAHREVDHRADIYAFGVMAYQMLTGMLPRGSWMPPSQINALLDPRLDAIVVRAMMPDRALRYQSITDLRRDLEITLSQPAAAPCAR